In Synechococcus sp. A18-25c, a single window of DNA contains:
- a CDS encoding response regulator transcription factor, with protein sequence MADAAASRLLIVDDDPELLQLLRDELSESGWDCQVANCGGDALLLLRQERFDLVVLDWTLPDFDGIEICRRLRSSGDTIPVLMLTAHDDVDERVQALDLGVDDYLTKPFELKELQARVRAQLRRSNYSTSEPALKSLSLGDLRIDLLSREVRRGEKQLKLSQREFDLLAYLVQHHDQVQPRQTILDNVWGAPFVGDPNTLDVYMGYLRRKVESSGQPTLLHTIRGVGFMARVEPT encoded by the coding sequence ATGGCTGATGCTGCCGCGAGCCGGCTGCTGATCGTCGATGACGATCCCGAATTGCTGCAGCTGCTGCGCGACGAGCTCAGCGAGAGCGGTTGGGACTGCCAAGTCGCCAACTGCGGCGGTGATGCGCTGTTGCTGCTCCGTCAGGAGCGCTTCGATCTGGTGGTGCTGGACTGGACCCTGCCCGATTTCGATGGCATCGAGATCTGCCGACGCCTGCGCAGCAGCGGCGACACCATCCCCGTGCTGATGCTCACGGCCCACGACGATGTGGATGAGCGGGTGCAGGCTTTGGACCTGGGGGTCGACGACTACCTCACCAAACCGTTCGAGCTGAAGGAATTGCAGGCCCGCGTGCGTGCCCAGCTGCGGCGCAGCAACTACAGCACCAGCGAACCAGCACTAAAGAGCCTCAGCCTGGGGGACCTGCGCATCGATCTGCTCTCACGGGAGGTGCGCCGAGGTGAGAAGCAGCTGAAGCTGTCGCAGCGGGAATTCGATCTGCTGGCCTATCTCGTGCAACACCACGATCAGGTGCAACCCCGGCAGACCATCCTGGACAACGTGTGGGGAGCACCGTTCGTGGGCGATCCCAACACCTTGGATGTCTACATGGGCTATCTGCGCCGGAAGGTGGAAAGTTCTGGCCAGCCAACGCTGCTGCATACCATTCGCGGCGTCGGCTTCATGGCTCGGGTGGAGCCAACCTGA
- a CDS encoding HAMP domain-containing sensor histidine kinase has translation MTHQPLRSLRGWLQSTAVLTVIAGYTLLLGLNGALSDLQRRLQHRDLIQALVEQVSAGQPVPEAWKGIGLEVSLLAQGVDKPPRIQPASSGEQWLVSRRAVQLPSGEQRWLELRQNVSGSLEQERRTQLLLVAAAGVSILFTSLLLRPVLRRGLVVPLDQLDQQLQRLEADNLGEHLLDPAAQPEELRSMAIAFNNLQQRLAAAWKRERAFVDGVAHELRTPITVISGHAQRLQRQSLPESAQRSADRVSAEALRMTRLLRVLRDLALIDAGRVQLHVCALDPEAQLLQIYETLSTSSAGRLQLPQPAAAPLPALWADADRLQQCLQELVGNAQAYASGAIQLQAQHDGDQLVMHVLDQGPGIPETERALVLQRFRRGSTAAGTRGTGIGLALVEAWMRAMDGALVIAEAPGGGADLQLRFRLAPPEP, from the coding sequence TTGACTCACCAGCCGCTGCGGTCATTAAGAGGGTGGCTTCAGTCCACGGCCGTGCTCACGGTGATTGCTGGCTACACCCTGTTGCTGGGCCTCAACGGTGCGCTCTCGGATCTGCAACGCCGTCTGCAGCATCGCGATTTGATTCAGGCCCTCGTTGAACAGGTTTCTGCTGGCCAACCGGTCCCCGAGGCGTGGAAAGGGATTGGTCTGGAGGTGTCGCTGCTTGCCCAGGGAGTAGACAAGCCGCCCCGCATTCAGCCTGCTTCCTCTGGAGAGCAATGGCTGGTGAGCCGGCGGGCGGTGCAGTTGCCCAGTGGTGAACAGCGCTGGCTGGAGCTGCGTCAGAACGTATCTGGGTCTCTTGAACAGGAGCGCAGAACTCAACTGCTGCTCGTGGCGGCAGCGGGCGTATCGATTCTGTTCACGTCGTTGTTGTTGCGCCCCGTGCTGCGTCGTGGCCTGGTGGTTCCCCTCGATCAGTTGGATCAGCAGCTGCAGCGCCTGGAGGCCGACAACCTCGGTGAACACCTGCTGGATCCTGCAGCTCAGCCTGAGGAATTGCGCTCGATGGCCATTGCGTTCAACAACCTGCAGCAACGGTTGGCCGCTGCCTGGAAGCGGGAGCGTGCATTTGTGGATGGTGTCGCCCATGAGCTGCGCACCCCGATCACGGTGATTTCGGGCCATGCCCAGCGCCTGCAGCGTCAGTCCTTGCCGGAGTCTGCCCAGCGCTCTGCCGACCGGGTCAGCGCGGAAGCCCTGCGCATGACTCGCTTGCTGCGGGTGTTGCGGGATCTGGCCTTGATTGATGCCGGGCGTGTTCAGTTGCATGTCTGTGCTCTGGATCCAGAAGCGCAGCTGCTCCAGATTTACGAAACGTTGTCGACATCGTCGGCTGGACGTCTCCAACTGCCCCAACCTGCGGCGGCACCATTGCCTGCGTTGTGGGCGGATGCCGATCGTCTGCAGCAATGCCTGCAGGAGTTGGTGGGTAATGCACAGGCCTACGCCTCCGGAGCGATTCAGCTGCAGGCGCAACACGACGGCGATCAGCTCGTGATGCATGTGCTCGACCAAGGGCCCGGTATTCCTGAAACCGAGCGGGCGTTGGTGCTGCAGCGGTTCAGGCGCGGCAGCACTGCAGCGGGAACCCGTGGCACGGGCATTGGCCTGGCTCTGGTGGAGGCATGGATGAGGGCCATGGATGGTGCTTTGGTGATCGCCGAGGCACCCGGCGGCGGCGCTGATCTGCAGCTGCGCTTCAGGTTGGCTCCACCCGAGCCATGA
- a CDS encoding prepilin-type N-terminal cleavage/methylation domain-containing protein codes for MTTLNSRLKLAMLNRKKGRNLLEKGFTLVELMIVIVIVGILSGVALPNFLNQANKAKATECTSQIGSVLSTYGADAVGDKAEAKTSADAVVTAFVASSDYCNISTPTVAANGVFSISALGKGDLDGEYFAEACVNPATGERQVITSTEAAPTAPTCV; via the coding sequence ATGACCACTCTCAACAGCCGGCTCAAGCTGGCCATGCTCAACCGCAAAAAAGGACGCAATCTGCTCGAAAAAGGCTTCACCCTCGTGGAGCTGATGATCGTGATTGTGATTGTTGGCATTCTGTCTGGAGTTGCACTACCGAATTTCCTAAATCAAGCGAATAAAGCCAAAGCCACAGAATGCACATCCCAGATTGGATCTGTTCTATCAACCTATGGTGCGGATGCTGTGGGAGACAAAGCTGAAGCGAAGACAAGTGCTGACGCAGTCGTCACCGCATTTGTAGCAAGTTCTGACTATTGCAACATCAGCACACCAACAGTAGCCGCCAATGGAGTGTTCAGCATTTCAGCACTAGGAAAAGGAGATCTCGACGGCGAATATTTCGCCGAAGCCTGCGTTAACCCAGCCACCGGAGAAAGACAAGTCATCACATCAACAGAAGCAGCTCCTACCGCCCCAACCTGCGTGTAA
- a CDS encoding type IV pilin protein: MPKKTTGGFTLTELLTAVSILGILTSISLPIFSNQVTKTRQGEAEAMLIQLQISTMAYIDEFMIPPTHWGDLSRISTILTESGPIEASTRDAKAGGALSEEITIPSGKYKIKATTGSNFVFEAISQQESHKDENLFNVIGCINTENGAADMIRGNETTADQSLLTCNAST, translated from the coding sequence ATGCCAAAGAAAACTACGGGAGGATTTACACTCACAGAACTACTCACTGCGGTCAGCATCCTAGGAATCTTAACATCAATTAGTTTGCCAATATTTAGCAACCAAGTCACTAAAACCAGGCAAGGCGAAGCAGAAGCAATGCTAATCCAGCTCCAAATCAGCACGATGGCCTACATCGATGAATTCATGATCCCGCCGACTCACTGGGGAGACCTGAGCCGGATCTCGACAATCCTGACCGAAAGCGGTCCAATTGAAGCAAGCACAAGAGATGCAAAAGCCGGAGGTGCACTTTCAGAAGAAATCACCATACCCAGCGGCAAATACAAGATCAAAGCGACAACCGGAAGCAACTTTGTGTTTGAAGCCATCTCACAGCAGGAATCCCACAAAGACGAGAACTTGTTCAATGTGATTGGCTGCATCAACACAGAAAATGGTGCAGCAGATATGATCCGAGGAAACGAAACAACTGCAGATCAAAGCTTGTTGACATGCAATGCAAGTACCTAA
- a CDS encoding prepilin-type N-terminal cleavage/methylation domain-containing protein codes for MALSRSYAHKRHKSHGFTLVEVLVAGVIMAAAMAAFARFNMVALANSRSQEIRANLEMVINNDAQELQRYDTQLSYASLSDPDAACANPLEYLAQHLTEQAPAPVSPVPGFNITREFIHDIQISAYTLYTKYTFKNDTNISSLALGPEHRVFEISPNFAAQCITLQSTNVP; via the coding sequence ATGGCCTTAAGCCGCTCATACGCTCACAAACGCCACAAGTCCCACGGCTTCACGTTGGTGGAAGTCTTGGTAGCTGGTGTGATCATGGCAGCAGCTATGGCAGCCTTTGCGCGGTTCAACATGGTCGCACTCGCCAACAGTCGGTCGCAAGAAATACGCGCCAATCTCGAAATGGTAATCAACAATGACGCACAAGAGCTGCAGCGATATGACACACAACTCTCCTATGCATCACTCAGCGATCCCGATGCGGCCTGCGCCAACCCGTTGGAATATCTCGCTCAGCATCTCACAGAACAAGCACCCGCGCCTGTCAGTCCAGTTCCAGGATTCAACATCACAAGAGAATTTATCCATGACATACAAATCAGTGCCTACACCCTTTATACAAAATATACTTTTAAAAACGACACAAACATCTCTTCCTTAGCCCTAGGACCCGAGCACAGAGTCTTCGAAATCAGTCCAAACTTTGCAGCACAGTGCATTACACTTCAGAGCACCAACGTCCCATGA
- a CDS encoding Tfp pilus assembly protein FimT/FimU: protein MKYTRKIIKQSNGFTLTEMIVAMLIVGLTTTWAMPQFTKRLQQSEIDHYQNQVEAGFYSLRAKIGRTKSSCEINMPAETFNNYLPPDKTLEFTTSSGAITNSDRLNCCNTEILSLSNTTNPCLDGPLIPKSVGGPFRFLVTERNGSENIRIRLDIYDEKAKTFGPVRYHELTPPGTTASGSILLVRLQHSKDLERERPQLIERCLMILPTGTIKRGNWSPTSSQCILYGQ from the coding sequence ATGAAATACACCAGAAAGATTATTAAACAGTCCAATGGCTTTACATTGACGGAAATGATTGTGGCAATGCTCATTGTTGGGCTCACCACAACCTGGGCGATGCCACAATTCACCAAGAGACTTCAACAATCAGAAATTGATCATTATCAGAACCAAGTAGAGGCAGGTTTTTATAGCCTGCGCGCAAAAATTGGCCGAACAAAATCATCCTGTGAAATCAATATGCCTGCAGAAACGTTCAACAACTATCTCCCACCCGACAAAACACTTGAATTCACAACATCAAGTGGTGCCATCACCAACAGTGATCGCTTGAACTGCTGCAATACTGAGATCTTGTCACTATCAAACACAACCAATCCCTGCCTCGACGGACCACTCATTCCAAAATCCGTGGGGGGGCCCTTTCGATTCTTAGTTACAGAACGAAATGGCAGTGAAAACATCCGAATACGATTGGATATCTACGACGAAAAAGCAAAAACATTTGGACCTGTTCGATATCACGAATTAACCCCACCCGGAACCACCGCTAGCGGAAGTATTTTATTGGTCCGACTTCAACATTCCAAAGACCTCGAACGCGAAAGACCGCAATTAATTGAGCGGTGCCTGATGATTTTACCAACTGGAACCATCAAGCGAGGGAACTGGTCGCCAACAAGCTCTCAATGCATCCTTTACGGACAATAA
- a CDS encoding VWA domain-containing protein, which translates to MSASGVALRSTGSMLDQSTNLTTLRQNKVNGLRLMRAEIERSDHLLLPEGTKAGTVLDLNHADYQSTIQECKAQAGEVITVNGSTEGDIKFTPFFGVMMNNSKPILYGISLDSSGRSYNLQRCGVPIGIDGSYSDASETFLASVVTHIKPTSCDEDSSSDCEAKTLQDTLNNMQVAFTGTLHSGNRSNKEPHFHIQSDEHYKLIKIVDSSVRTPRYNDENASESPLYFTAFARADKQWFQTADGESNSGNYGLWSINPNQDDGTDGSDTAIQAGSFFPPITSKNVRFVVDGSGSMSACVMWAEGYDRRRTFYDPGQGYFTTSRICALTRMEALIAELTAILELLPDDTKVGVRAFSSSGYANHKRWTAFGNGLTSLNQVKDGQTARQSVITFVNTLDDDSPTRWGGTDPWDAMQAAFDDEETDTLYFLSDGKPNKDRRGGSWRRSDYERTADYYADLNQNRTHNGESRPLEVNTTSLGLRSEWMEMLSAKTSGLYNEVNEDNL; encoded by the coding sequence GTGAGTGCTTCAGGTGTTGCGCTACGCAGCACCGGCTCAATGCTGGATCAGTCGACAAATCTGACAACGCTTAGGCAGAACAAAGTCAATGGGTTACGCCTGATGCGAGCAGAAATCGAACGAAGCGACCATCTCTTACTTCCAGAGGGAACAAAAGCAGGAACAGTGCTTGACCTGAATCATGCGGACTATCAAAGCACCATTCAAGAATGTAAGGCCCAAGCAGGGGAAGTGATTACTGTAAATGGCAGTACAGAAGGAGATATCAAGTTCACGCCATTCTTTGGTGTGATGATGAATAACTCGAAGCCGATCCTCTACGGAATCAGCCTCGATAGCAGTGGACGTTCCTACAACCTACAACGCTGCGGTGTGCCCATTGGCATTGACGGAAGCTACTCCGATGCAAGCGAAACATTCCTTGCGAGTGTCGTCACACACATCAAACCAACATCATGTGATGAAGACAGCTCCAGCGATTGTGAAGCAAAGACGCTACAAGACACACTAAACAATATGCAAGTAGCATTTACAGGCACACTTCATTCAGGCAACAGAAGCAACAAGGAACCTCATTTCCACATTCAATCTGACGAGCACTATAAATTGATCAAGATTGTCGACAGCTCGGTGCGAACGCCTCGGTATAACGATGAGAATGCCAGCGAATCTCCACTCTACTTCACTGCATTTGCCCGTGCAGACAAGCAATGGTTCCAAACAGCTGATGGTGAATCTAATTCTGGAAATTATGGTCTTTGGAGCATCAACCCCAATCAAGATGATGGGACTGATGGATCAGATACTGCCATCCAAGCAGGCTCGTTCTTTCCACCCATCACCAGCAAGAATGTTCGGTTCGTGGTGGATGGATCAGGGTCCATGTCAGCCTGCGTGATGTGGGCTGAGGGATACGATCGACGCCGCACCTTCTACGACCCAGGCCAAGGCTATTTCACAACCAGCAGAATCTGCGCACTCACAAGAATGGAAGCACTGATCGCAGAATTGACAGCCATTCTGGAGCTTCTCCCCGATGACACCAAAGTGGGTGTTCGCGCATTCAGTTCCAGTGGCTATGCCAATCACAAACGCTGGACTGCATTTGGCAATGGGTTGACGAGTCTCAATCAGGTCAAGGATGGACAAACAGCACGTCAATCCGTGATCACCTTTGTGAACACACTCGATGATGACTCGCCAACCCGATGGGGTGGCACCGACCCTTGGGACGCCATGCAAGCAGCCTTTGATGATGAAGAGACTGATACGTTGTATTTCCTCTCAGACGGGAAACCCAACAAAGATCGTCGAGGTGGCAGTTGGCGCAGAAGCGATTACGAAAGAACAGCTGATTATTACGCTGATCTCAACCAAAATCGCACTCATAATGGTGAGAGCAGACCTCTTGAAGTCAACACCACATCGCTCGGATTGAGATCAGAGTGGATGGAAATGCTTTCAGCAAAAACAAGTGGTCTCTACAACGAGGTCAACGAGGACAACCTTTGA
- the lepA gene encoding translation elongation factor 4: MTDAPVSRIRNFCIIAHIDHGKSTLADRLLQDTGTVANRDMQDQFLDNMDLERERGITIKLQAARMNYTAADGETYTLNLIDTPGHVDFSYEVSRSLQACEGALLVVDASQGVEAQTLANVYLALENDLEIIPVLNKIDLPGAEPDRIKEEIEAIIGLDCSNAIPCSAKTGLGVPEILQAVVDKVPPPADTVEEPTKALIFDSYYDPYRGVIVYYRVMSGSINCKDKVLLMASKKTYELDEIGIMAPDQRKVDELHAGEVGYLAASIKAVADARVGDTITLVNAPADAPLPGYTEAKPMVFCGLFPTEADQYPDLREALDKLQLSDAALQFEPETSSAMGFGFRCGFLGLLHMEIVQERLEREYDLDLIVTAPSVIYKVNLVDGSEVMIDNPATLPDPQQRESIEEPYVRMEIYAPNDYNGALMGLCQERRGEYVDMKYITTDRVTLIYELPLAEVVTDFFDQMKTRTQGYASMEYHLIGYRKNELVRLDVLINGERADPLTTIVHRDKAYNVGKGLVEKLKELIPRQQFKIPLQASIGSRIIASTSISAMRKDVLAKCYGGDISRKKKLLKKQAKGKKRMKAMGKVDVPQEAFMAVLKLNQSP; encoded by the coding sequence ATGACCGACGCTCCCGTCTCAAGGATCCGCAATTTCTGCATCATCGCCCACATCGACCACGGCAAGTCGACGCTGGCGGACCGGCTCCTGCAAGACACCGGCACGGTGGCCAATCGCGACATGCAGGACCAGTTCCTGGACAACATGGATCTGGAGCGGGAGCGCGGCATCACGATCAAGCTCCAGGCGGCGCGGATGAACTACACCGCCGCTGATGGGGAGACTTACACCCTCAACTTGATCGACACCCCCGGGCACGTCGACTTCTCCTATGAGGTGAGCCGTAGCCTCCAGGCCTGCGAGGGCGCTTTGCTGGTGGTGGATGCCAGCCAGGGCGTGGAGGCGCAGACCTTGGCCAATGTGTACCTGGCCCTGGAGAACGATCTGGAGATCATTCCGGTGCTCAACAAGATCGATCTACCCGGGGCGGAACCTGACCGCATCAAAGAGGAGATCGAGGCGATCATCGGTCTGGATTGCAGCAACGCCATTCCCTGTTCGGCCAAGACCGGCCTTGGTGTGCCTGAGATTTTGCAGGCCGTGGTCGACAAGGTGCCCCCACCGGCCGACACGGTGGAGGAGCCCACCAAGGCGCTGATCTTCGATTCCTATTACGACCCCTATCGGGGCGTAATTGTGTATTACCGCGTGATGAGCGGAAGCATCAACTGCAAAGACAAGGTGCTGTTGATGGCGAGCAAGAAAACCTATGAACTCGATGAGATCGGGATCATGGCGCCCGATCAGCGGAAGGTGGATGAGCTGCACGCCGGTGAGGTGGGTTACCTGGCGGCGTCGATCAAGGCGGTGGCGGATGCGCGTGTGGGCGACACGATCACGTTGGTGAATGCCCCGGCCGATGCGCCGCTGCCCGGTTACACCGAGGCCAAGCCGATGGTGTTCTGCGGCCTGTTCCCCACAGAGGCCGATCAGTACCCGGATCTGCGCGAAGCGCTCGACAAGCTGCAGCTCTCAGATGCGGCCTTGCAGTTCGAGCCTGAAACCAGCAGTGCCATGGGCTTCGGTTTCCGCTGCGGCTTCCTGGGCCTCCTGCACATGGAGATTGTGCAGGAGCGTCTCGAGCGCGAATACGACCTGGATCTGATCGTCACGGCACCGTCGGTGATCTACAAGGTGAACCTGGTTGACGGTTCGGAGGTGATGATCGACAACCCGGCCACGCTTCCGGATCCGCAGCAGCGTGAATCGATCGAAGAGCCCTATGTGCGCATGGAGATCTATGCGCCGAACGACTACAACGGCGCGCTGATGGGGCTCTGCCAGGAGCGGCGCGGTGAGTACGTCGACATGAAATACATCACCACCGATCGGGTGACGCTGATTTACGAACTACCGCTGGCGGAAGTGGTGACCGACTTCTTCGATCAGATGAAGACGCGCACCCAGGGCTATGCCTCGATGGAATACCACCTGATTGGCTACCGCAAGAACGAACTGGTGCGCTTGGATGTGTTGATCAACGGCGAGCGGGCGGATCCTCTCACCACGATCGTGCACCGCGACAAGGCCTACAACGTGGGTAAGGGTCTGGTGGAAAAGCTCAAGGAGCTGATTCCCCGCCAGCAGTTCAAGATTCCCTTGCAGGCTTCCATCGGCAGCCGCATCATTGCTTCCACCAGCATCAGTGCCATGCGCAAAGACGTGTTGGCGAAGTGCTACGGCGGTGACATCTCCCGGAAGAAGAAACTGCTGAAGAAACAGGCCAAGGGCAAGAAGCGCATGAAGGCCATGGGCAAGGTGGATGTGCCGCAGGAGGCCTTCATGGCGGTGCTGAAGTTGAATCAGAGTCCTTGA
- a CDS encoding multidrug efflux SMR transporter, with product MPSPWLLLLLAISAEVVGTSCLKLSEGFSRPGPTIVVLAAYGVSMTLMSRVVQVLPIGLTYALWSGIGIVAIVLIGMLAYNQMPSPAQLIGMGLITAGVMIVNLSGSMKNG from the coding sequence ATGCCCTCCCCCTGGCTGCTGCTGTTGCTAGCGATCAGTGCCGAAGTGGTGGGCACCTCCTGCCTGAAGCTCTCGGAGGGGTTCAGCCGACCAGGGCCAACCATTGTTGTGCTGGCGGCCTATGGCGTCTCGATGACCTTGATGTCGCGGGTGGTGCAGGTGCTGCCGATCGGCCTCACCTACGCCCTCTGGAGTGGGATCGGCATCGTGGCCATCGTGTTGATCGGGATGCTGGCCTACAACCAGATGCCCAGCCCAGCGCAATTGATCGGCATGGGGCTGATCACCGCCGGGGTGATGATCGTCAATCTGTCGGGTTCGATGAAGAACGGCTGA
- a CDS encoding TVP38/TMEM64 family protein produces the protein MQRWRRWLLIAVVVAGLAVLFHLIHVHGLEPIRAQVEQLGVWAPLGIVVLRGISILLPALPSTAYSLLAGALLGFQSGFITIVLCDLIFCQAAFLLAQVYGRGPVRRLVGEKAMTTIENFGRNQLEGNPFLLTGMLMTGFFDFVSYAAGLSGTRWRGFALPLLFSVLLSTAPIVALGAGIFQDGQKLLIGGVLGVFALALVAGLVKRRTRNNAKSGV, from the coding sequence ATGCAGCGTTGGCGTCGTTGGCTGCTGATCGCGGTCGTGGTGGCTGGCCTCGCCGTGTTGTTCCACCTCATCCATGTGCATGGGTTGGAACCCATCCGCGCCCAGGTAGAGCAACTGGGGGTGTGGGCTCCGTTGGGGATCGTGGTGCTGCGTGGCATCAGCATCCTGTTGCCCGCCCTGCCGAGCACGGCCTACTCGCTGCTGGCCGGAGCGTTGCTGGGCTTCCAGTCGGGCTTCATCACGATCGTGCTTTGCGACCTGATCTTCTGCCAGGCGGCATTCCTGCTCGCACAGGTGTACGGCCGGGGACCGGTGCGGCGCCTCGTGGGCGAGAAAGCGATGACGACCATCGAAAACTTCGGACGCAACCAGCTGGAGGGCAATCCCTTCCTGCTAACGGGGATGCTGATGACCGGGTTCTTTGATTTCGTGAGCTACGCCGCTGGCCTCAGCGGAACCCGCTGGCGTGGCTTTGCCCTCCCACTGCTGTTCAGCGTGCTGTTGAGCACGGCCCCGATCGTTGCCCTGGGCGCCGGCATCTTCCAGGACGGCCAGAAACTGCTGATCGGAGGCGTGCTGGGAGTGTTTGCCCTGGCCTTGGTGGCGGGCCTGGTCAAGCGTCGCACCCGCAACAATGCGAAATCAGGTGTTTAG
- a CDS encoding malate:quinone oxidoreductase, whose protein sequence is MDRYDAVLVGAGIMSSTLASLLHALDPGLRLLLVERLEGPALESSAAVNNAGTGHAANCELNYTPQQPDGSVATAKALSINAAFERSLEFWASLAAKGLLDPASFLHQVPHLSLVWGHDDVAFLQQRHQQLSQLPAFSAMQWSVDASEIADWMPLVMEGRRRDQPLAATRIERGVDLDFGSLTQALLQPLQTAGALEVCFGTSVQGLNRLRTPAMTSGDWQVELKGPSGRRSVQAPFVFLGAGGGALPLLQSSGIPEAADYAGFPVSGQWLVCGKSALVERHHAKVYGKAKVGAPPMSVPHLDTRWIDGQRSLLFGPYAGFSSKFLKTGSLLDLPLSVRATNLLPMLQVGVNNLSLVKYLINQLRQSETDRMEALRAFLPEARDADWSLSVAGQRVQIIKRTQDGGKLQMGTEVVTAADGSLAALLGASPGASTSVRIMLEVLERCFASQLASDGWQQRLNALIPSYGQDLNADAQLLVNTRQRSDALLGLNT, encoded by the coding sequence ATGGACCGTTACGACGCTGTGCTCGTGGGCGCGGGAATCATGAGTTCCACCCTGGCGTCGCTACTGCATGCACTCGACCCAGGGCTGCGCTTGCTGCTGGTGGAGCGCCTGGAGGGCCCTGCCTTGGAAAGCAGTGCAGCGGTGAACAACGCCGGCACCGGTCACGCGGCCAACTGTGAACTCAATTACACGCCGCAACAGCCCGACGGATCAGTGGCCACGGCTAAAGCGCTCTCCATCAATGCTGCTTTTGAGCGCAGCTTGGAGTTTTGGGCATCGCTTGCCGCAAAGGGGCTGCTGGACCCAGCCAGCTTTCTTCACCAGGTGCCGCATCTGAGCCTGGTGTGGGGGCACGACGATGTGGCTTTCCTGCAGCAGCGGCATCAACAGCTCAGTCAGCTCCCTGCCTTCTCTGCCATGCAGTGGAGTGTGGATGCCTCTGAAATCGCCGATTGGATGCCTCTGGTGATGGAGGGTCGCCGGCGCGATCAGCCTTTGGCGGCAACGCGGATTGAACGGGGAGTTGATCTGGATTTCGGCTCGCTCACCCAGGCGTTGTTGCAGCCCCTGCAGACTGCTGGTGCGCTGGAGGTGTGCTTCGGCACCAGCGTGCAGGGGCTGAATCGGCTGCGCACCCCAGCGATGACCTCCGGCGATTGGCAGGTGGAGCTCAAAGGTCCCTCCGGTCGCCGCTCCGTTCAAGCCCCCTTTGTGTTTCTCGGTGCAGGCGGTGGAGCCTTGCCGTTGCTGCAGAGCAGCGGCATCCCGGAGGCGGCTGACTACGCCGGTTTCCCGGTGAGTGGTCAGTGGTTGGTGTGTGGCAAATCGGCATTGGTGGAACGACATCACGCCAAGGTTTATGGCAAAGCGAAGGTGGGTGCGCCGCCGATGTCGGTGCCCCATCTCGACACCCGCTGGATCGATGGTCAGCGCTCGCTGCTGTTTGGGCCGTACGCAGGATTCAGCAGCAAATTCCTGAAGACCGGTTCGCTGCTCGATCTGCCGCTCTCGGTGCGTGCCACCAACCTGCTGCCGATGCTGCAGGTGGGGGTCAACAACCTGTCGCTGGTGAAGTATTTGATCAACCAACTGCGCCAGAGCGAGACAGACCGGATGGAGGCCTTGCGTGCCTTCCTGCCGGAAGCCCGCGATGCGGATTGGAGCCTGTCCGTGGCCGGCCAGCGGGTGCAGATCATCAAGCGCACGCAAGACGGCGGAAAGCTGCAGATGGGCACTGAAGTGGTGACGGCTGCCGATGGATCGTTGGCGGCCCTGTTGGGGGCATCACCGGGGGCCAGCACTTCGGTGCGAATCATGCTGGAGGTGCTGGAACGCTGTTTTGCCTCTCAATTGGCCAGCGATGGCTGGCAGCAGCGCCTCAACGCCCTGATCCCCAGTTATGGACAAGACCTCAACGCTGACGCTCAATTGCTGGTCAACACGCGTCAGCGCAGCGATGCCCTGCTGGGGCTAAACACCTGA